In Kaistia algarum, the DNA window CTCGATTCCAACATCCATTTCCCCTTCGAGATCAAGGGTGAGAAACCGGACCGCGAATGGATCGCGAGCCTCGTCGCCCGCGTCGGACTAGACGGGTTCGGCGGGCGCTTTCCGCGCGAACTTTCCGGTGGCATGCAGCAGCGCGCCGCGCTGGTCCGCGCCCTCTCGTTCAAGCCCTCCGTGCTGCTGATGGACGAACCCTTCGGCGCGCTCGATAGCTTCACCCGCGAGGAGATGAACCATCTCGTCGAGGAAATCTGGCTCGATACGCCGACAACGATCGTGCTCATCACCCATTCGATCGAGGAGGCGATCTTCCTTTCGGACCGCGTCGTGGTGCTGTCGCCGCGCCCCGGCCGCGTAGCCAATATCTATGAGGTGCCGTTCCCGAGGCCGCGCTCGATGGAGATCATGGAAACGAAGGAGGTGTTCGACCTGACCAACGCGATCAAGCGCGAGATCGTCGGCGAGCAGAAGAGCCGCTATGCCGCGCGGGCATCGTCTCTCGCTATTTCCGAACCGACAAGCTGAGGGCCCGAGCGTGAGCGAAGACGCTATCCCCGAGTTCAAATCCGCAAAATCGGGCGACGGTTCCGAGGTCGGGCTCACCAATCTCTCCGCCTTTTCCAGCGGTCCCGGCATCAAGTCCGCCCGGGAAGTTCTCGCGATTGTCCTTGTCGCCGTGATCGTGATCGGCGGCGCCGAGTTCCTGATCCGCGCCTTCAAGGTTCCGCCCTATGTGCTGCCGACGCCGAGCGCTGTGGCCGTTGCCTTCTACACCGACATTCACCTGATCCTGCCGCATCTGGGCTACACGCTGGTCGAACTCTTCGCCGGCTTCGCGATCGGTGCCACGGTCGGTCTGGTCATGGCGGCGGTGATCACGCAGTTCCCCTTCGTCGAGAAAGTGGTGACGCCCTACATCCTGCTGCTGGTGACGACGCCGATGCTGGCGCTGGTGCCGCTTTTGATCCTGCGCTTCGGCTTCGGCTACACGCCCCGCATCATCGCGGTGGCGTTGGCCGCCGGGCCGATGGTGATGATCAATGCCGCTACCGGTTTTCGCCGGGTCGATCGCGGCAAGATCGCGCTGGCCCGCTCCTATGGCGCCTCGACATTGCAGATCTTCTGGAAGATCCGCGCCCCGATGGCGCTGCCGATGATCCTGGTCGGCTTGATGATCGGATCGATCTTCGGCCTGCTCACCGCTGTCGGCGCAGAAATGGTTGGCGGCGGTTTCGGCCTCGGCAACCGGCTGACATCCTATTCCTCGATGATCCAGATGCCGCAGTTCTTCGCCGTGGTGCTGATCCTCTCGATCCTCGGAATTCTCATCTACGTCCTCTTCTTCTGGATCGGGAAGAAGTGGGCGAGCTGGGAAGCATAACGTCACGAAAAAACAGGGACTTCCGGACATCCAACCAGTCCGGCTGAACGCAAGAACGACAATCAGAGGGGTAACTGCCATGATGAAGCGACCGACGACCGGCGGCATGAGCCGCAGGACCTTCCTTCAGGTTTCCGCCACCGGTGTCATCACCGTGTCTGCGCTTGGCGGTTTCGCGGGCCGGGCTTCGGCCGCGCCCTATGACAAGGCGTTCACCTGGATCTCGCCACGCGGCACGCTGGAAGTCCTCGACGACTTCCCGTTCTGGGCCGGCA includes these proteins:
- a CDS encoding ABC transporter ATP-binding protein — translated: MTGPSPAMPKLRVRGATKVYETRSGDLIALDRCSLDVMPGEIVSIVGPSGCGKTTLLWSMSGLHGLTGGDVLLDGKPITGPSPSIGMVFQEANLLPWRNLDSNIHFPFEIKGEKPDREWIASLVARVGLDGFGGRFPRELSGGMQQRAALVRALSFKPSVLLMDEPFGALDSFTREEMNHLVEEIWLDTPTTIVLITHSIEEAIFLSDRVVVLSPRPGRVANIYEVPFPRPRSMEIMETKEVFDLTNAIKREIVGEQKSRYAARASSLAISEPTS
- a CDS encoding ABC transporter permease, giving the protein MSEDAIPEFKSAKSGDGSEVGLTNLSAFSSGPGIKSAREVLAIVLVAVIVIGGAEFLIRAFKVPPYVLPTPSAVAVAFYTDIHLILPHLGYTLVELFAGFAIGATVGLVMAAVITQFPFVEKVVTPYILLLVTTPMLALVPLLILRFGFGYTPRIIAVALAAGPMVMINAATGFRRVDRGKIALARSYGASTLQIFWKIRAPMALPMILVGLMIGSIFGLLTAVGAEMVGGGFGLGNRLTSYSSMIQMPQFFAVVLILSILGILIYVLFFWIGKKWASWEA